tcatgttatatgggtcatggttgtcacccgggtcatggttgtcatgggtcgtagttgtcatgttatataagtCGTGGTCGTAATGTTGTATGGGTTGTAGTTATAATGTTATAGGGGTCGTGGTCGTAATGTGTAACGTGTGCAATTCATGGTTGTAACGTAGTAGGGGtcgatgttgtcatgttataaggatcgtgggtcctttcatgatttatgtgtcgaatccaatccatccattggatttagaatttaatttaacgtcatggcccaaaaaatgttacatccaaaaaatttatgcccgaaaaggttttcaatggtaggttttcaatttcactgctttgtatgttgtggtccacatgagcctttgatatgcctcattttttggctcattccttaaaataaaatgatctttcaaaatgaatagacggcatggataaaatatatacatcacagtgggcacaataagaccattcatctctacatatattgGGATGGGTAAGTCAAGTAACGTGACTTACTAAAATAACATTCTCGAGGTCTTGGGAATCTGGACTCCTCCAGCTATCTGACTGTGGGGTAACCTGACCATATTggactggacgcggattagcaatgtgggacccaccatgatgtatgtgttgtatccaaattatccatccatttggtgatataattttagggtatgaaccaaataacgagtccgatccaaagctcgagtagaTCCCACGAAAGAAAGcaatggagagagtgacgtccaccattaaaaatttctaagggccacgaaagttttcgatcaatctgaaatttgtgttttaccttctttcatgtctgtcttaacttatgaacacgttggatctcagataagcatcatagtagaccttaggaaggtttcaatggtgggcgtcactcttcccactgttttctatggtggggtccactacagatttggatctactcattctttgtctcatgccctaaaatgatatctcgaaaaggatggatggtgtggatacaacacatatatcatggtgggtctcacataaattggtgacatcacttcagcagtaagtctcgctgctcaacttgTCCCTATCTAACCGGATTGGCTGCTAGAGGCTTTCGCGTGATGTTCCTGCTCAGAGAACCCAAGTAGGGCcagtgtgatgtttgtgagaaatcctccccttccatccattttttgagttcattccaggacatgatgccaaaaatggaccgtatccaaagctcaagtaagccGTTCTAAAGGAACGAGCAAGTTTTCAAGGGTGACCGTGCAATCCCCACTCtttgagggaaacggattggctactcccccttacaaatggctggtggtcggtgctgtgggcctcaccatgacgtatgtgtttcatccatgccgtccatctattttcacagatcattttacagtatgagaccaaaaaagaggtatatcacaatcttaaatggactacattacaggaaacagtattgaatgagcgCCAActtttaaaaaacattttggggccataaaagttttggatcaagctgatttttgttttttcccttcatctgggcgtgtatgacctaatcaacatattggatatcaaataaacagtacagtgggccttaggaggattttgatggtggatatccaatcactattgttttcatgtggtgtggtccacctgagatttatatatgtctcatttttgggatcaagccataaaatgatctgtaaaaatggatgaacggaatggatgaaacatatacatcattatgggcccacatagcaccgaccaccagccacggggctggtgtcagggggagtagccaatccgttcccctcttTGAGCTTTGAATCCCCCTACTTTCTAGCTtataaatgagctggcaaaatacaTGTACGGTGGGGAGaaatcacaaacatcaaggtgggcacacaAAGCTTTGACGCCAGCTAGTCCGCAGGCACTGTGGAGACGGTAGGCcgtaccatgaagatcacctaaaAAAATCAATCCGGTCCACTAATTAGGCAGACGTACCAtttagatcaacggtttggatgaagatGGCATGGCCCCAGTTGTACAGACAAAGGCGTAGGGAGACTCTGTATGTCCTCGTTTTGAGGACTAGACTGGCACTTCCCTCCACGGTTTCTCAGAAGTCCACATTTCCGTACTATGgaccccaaaatggatggacgatgatcCTTGTCCCCAAAAGTCTCTACCCCAAGATGTGCTAAGGAActtgattaacggtttggatgtcttAGACGATCAAGATGCCAGAGACTTGCCTTCTCAagagcggaaacggattggttaggattgcttgatcagtgttaagagaaaatggtggtgaactagcatgattgatgtgtgcggTCTTCAGATCTTATAAATTAAGGAGAGCCGGAAGGAGAAATCAGCAAAGaatcaattttccttttcaaaagcAGAGAGAAAAGGAATGGAGATCAGTTGTTATTCTCAGCAGAGAGGCTTTCTTATTTCTGTCTTTCTTTTAAATGTATTAATATATTGGGGAGGATATTGGAAGGTGAGTGGTTGCTTCGATTCCGAGAGAAAAGCTCTCACCACCTTTCGGAAGGCTCTCAACGACCCTTCCAATCTTCTCTCTTCTTGGGATGATGATGCCTCTCACTGCTGCAAATGGAGAGGAATTACCTGCCACAACATAACTGGGTACGTTGTTAAACTCGATCTCCACACTCATTATGACGGGTTCCTTATTGATGGCGGAATTAATCCAGCATTCAGTCTAAGTGGCAGAATTGATCCAGCTCTGGTTCAACTGAAGCATCTTCAGTTCTTGGACTTGAGCTTTAATGCTTTTAATGGCGCACCAATTCCAGATTTCCTGGGTTCAATGAAGGAGTTGAGGCATTTGATCTTGTCATGGGCAGGATTCAGCGGGAGAATCCCTCATCAGCTTGGAAACCTCACTAAACTCATTTCCCTGAAGCTTTCCTCAGATTCTTTGAGTGCCAAAAACCTTTGGTGGTTGACAAGTCTACCTTCTCTCAAGTACCTTCACATGTCTCATGTGGACCTTTCCAAGGCAAGCCATGATTGGGTCCACGTAATGAACATGTCTCCTTCCTTTGTTGAGCTAAGCTTATTCGATTGTGGTCTTTCATATATTTCTCCAACTCTTCCTTCTGTTAATTTCACATCTCTCCGTGTCCTTGATCTCCGTTTAAACAACTTCAACTCTACCATTCCAAACTGGATAGCTAACATTAGTAGCCTTGTGTCCTTGAATTTCTTAGATAACAACTTTCATGGTGAGGTTCCTTATGATCAAATTTCAAAACTTCCTAACTTGGAAGAGTTGTGGTTGGGATCAACTGATGATAGCCTCAGGGTTGATTGGTCAGAGTTCCTTGAAGGCAGCTGGAGGAAGCTGAAGATACTTCATCTATCTTTCAGTCAGCTGCATGGAGGAATCCCCAACTCTATTTGGAATATGACATCACTTGAGTCTCTCTCTTTGTCATTCAGTGAGAATATAACAGGTAGCATTCCAAGAGCCATAACTAAGCTTATCAATTTAGAGAGCCTGTCTTTGTATGGATACAAAATGCATGCGGCCATTCCTGATTGgttacatgagctcaaaaatcttAAACACCTTTCTCTCCAAGATTGCATGCTAACAGGCCCAATCCCTGCAGCTCatcttggaggattgtcttccttaGAAGAACTAGATCTCTCAGGGAATCAATTGAATGGGAATATACCTGCagctcttggaggattgtcttccttaCTATATTTATCTCTCCATgggaatcagttgaatgggaatatccctgcagctcttggaggattgtcttccttgCTATATTTATCTCTCCGTgggaatcagttgaatgggacAATCCCAACAACTTTAGGACAACTTTCTAACTTGTCTGGGCTTGACCTCTCTTACAACTCCTTGACAGGAAACGTGTCTGAAAGTGTTTTTGAAAACCTCAAAAAGTTGAGGTACTTATTTTTGTCTTCCAATTCTTTGGTTTTTGATCCACACTCTGATTGGGCCCCTCCATTTCAGCTTCACCGTATTGACCTAGGATCATGTCATTTAGGTCCTCGTTTTCCTCTCTGGCTACGGGCACAAAAATATGTAGAAGACTTGTGTCTCTCTAACACAACCATCTCTGGCATCATCCCCACCTGGTTTTGGGATTTAACACCCCAACTTCTTTTCCTAAGCCTTTCAAATAACCAGATTTTTGGCCAATTGCCCAGCCCTTTAAAAATGCATGCTCAGGCCTGCATTGATTTGAGTTTGAATCATTTCAATGGTCCCATACCCTGCATATTGAATGGAGCCAGAGTACTTGATCTCTCCAACAATCAATTTTCTGGGCCAATCCCACCCAATTTTACATCCACAATGCAGTATTTGGAATTCTTTTCTGCCAAAGGTAACCAAATCAGTGGCATGATTCCCTCATCCATTGAAGGAATGAATTCCTTAACTGTCCTTGATCTTTCCCGAAACAATATTGGTGGTATCATTCCATTGAGTTTGGGTAATTGTGTAGCACTTGAGGCACTTGATTTGAGCAAGAACAGGTTATCCGGAGTAATACCCACGTCTTTAGGTCAGTTACGTCAACTCCAGACAATGCACTTGAGCACCAATACTCTATCAggaaaaataccttcatctttGAAGAAATGTACTAGTTTGGAGACTCTGGACCTTGGACACAACAATTTCTCAGGTCATATTCCCACTTGGATTGGCGAAAGCTTTCCAGCTTTAAGAATTCTGAGTCTCCGATCAAATATGTTTTCTGGTAACATCCCATCACAATTATCAAAACTAACTTCTCTTCACGTCCTTGATGTTGCACAAAATTATTTATCTGGTTCAATTCCCCAaagttttgaaaatctcatggCCATGAAGAATGAGCAGAAGATAAACCACGTTCTTTCCTATGGAGGGATGAGATCATCATATTACAAGGAAAACTTGCTTGTGTCAGTGAAGGGGCTAGTGCTTGAATACACAAGAACAGTTTCACTGGTTACATGCATGGACCTTTCAAGAAATAATTTGTCTGGAGAGATCCCTGAAGGATTCACAGGACTTTTGGGATTGCGTGCTTTAAACTTATCTGGAAATCATTTGGCCGGAAAGATCCCAGATAAGATTGGTAAATTGGCATTGCTAGAGTCTCTTGATTTCTCTGAAAATCAACTTTCAGGTACAATTCCTCAAAGCATATCAAATTTAACTTTTCTAAGTTGCTTAAACTTGTCGTTTAACAACTTGTGGGGGAAAATTCCATCTGGAAATCAGCTCCAAACATTCCAAAATCCTTCTATTTATATGGGCAACATCGGACTTTGTGGACC
This DNA window, taken from Magnolia sinica isolate HGM2019 chromosome 14, MsV1, whole genome shotgun sequence, encodes the following:
- the LOC131224668 gene encoding receptor-like protein EIX1, with protein sequence MEISCYSQQRGFLISVFLLNVLIYWGGYWKVSGCFDSERKALTTFRKALNDPSNLLSSWDDDASHCCKWRGITCHNITGYVVKLDLHTHYDGFLIDGGINPAFSLSGRIDPALVQLKHLQFLDLSFNAFNGAPIPDFLGSMKELRHLILSWAGFSGRIPHQLGNLTKLISLKLSSDSLSAKNLWWLTSLPSLKYLHMSHVDLSKASHDWVHVMNMSPSFVELSLFDCGLSYISPTLPSVNFTSLRVLDLRLNNFNSTIPNWIANISSLVSLNFLDNNFHGEVPYDQISKLPNLEELWLGSTDDSLRVDWSEFLEGSWRKLKILHLSFSQLHGGIPNSIWNMTSLESLSLSFSENITGSIPRAITKLINLESLSLYGYKMHAAIPDWLHELKNLKHLSLQDCMLTGPIPAAHLGGLSSLEELDLSGNQLNGNIPAALGGLSSLLYLSLHGNQLNGNIPAALGGLSSLLYLSLRGNQLNGTIPTTLGQLSNLSGLDLSYNSLTGNVSESVFENLKKLRYLFLSSNSLVFDPHSDWAPPFQLHRIDLGSCHLGPRFPLWLRAQKYVEDLCLSNTTISGIIPTWFWDLTPQLLFLSLSNNQIFGQLPSPLKMHAQACIDLSLNHFNGPIPCILNGARVLDLSNNQFSGPIPPNFTSTMQYLEFFSAKGNQISGMIPSSIEGMNSLTVLDLSRNNIGGIIPLSLGNCVALEALDLSKNRLSGVIPTSLGQLRQLQTMHLSTNTLSGKIPSSLKKCTSLETLDLGHNNFSGHIPTWIGESFPALRILSLRSNMFSGNIPSQLSKLTSLHVLDVAQNYLSGSIPQSFENLMAMKNEQKINHVLSYGGMRSSYYKENLLVSVKGLVLEYTRTVSLVTCMDLSRNNLSGEIPEGFTGLLGLRALNLSGNHLAGKIPDKIGKLALLESLDFSENQLSGTIPQSISNLTFLSCLNLSFNNLWGKIPSGNQLQTFQNPSIYMGNIGLCGPPLLDKCVSDETPPGPGYVEKDEEEDEMRWFYSGLGPGFAVGFWALCGILVLKKSWRIVYYHFFDEMKDRLFP